In the Clarias gariepinus isolate MV-2021 ecotype Netherlands chromosome 10, CGAR_prim_01v2, whole genome shotgun sequence genome, AGCCAGTGAGTAGCCAAAAGAGGACGCCAATCCCGGGCCATGGAGAATATGACCTAAAATCAACCTCCTCTCATCCTTAACAGCTTCAGGCTTTAAGATCAGAACTTCACCACTGTGGTTGGAGCGTGGTGCTCCTGCCACTATAACCTGCTCTCCTTTAACAGATTTGTCCCTGTGTCCAGAGCAAAACCTGAAAAATTACAAGAGATagctgaaaaatattttaaagccaTTTTGTACCATGACAGCTTTTAAGCACATTGTGctttaatatttacaatattaattAACAAGGTCTTTAAATGTTCTAATAAAAATGCACGTTGAAGatgcatttattctttttttttttttggtgtgttctttggactttatggtgttgttgctcttaatattctcttagacaacctctgaggccgttacagagcagctgtatttgtactgacattagattacacacaggtggactctatttaggcgttagcactcatcaggcaatgtctatgggcaactgactgcactcagactaaagggggctgaataattacgcacaccccaccttacaggtttttatttgtaaaaaaatttttggaatcatgtatgattttcgttcgacttctcacgtgtacagcactttgtattggtctttcacgtggaatttcaatgaaattgattccagtttgtggctgtaatgtgacaaaatgtggaaaagttcaaggagggcgaatacttttgcaagccactgtattttagttttaagctattctattttattctattacattacattatatttttttatattaaaaatatagctgatttacattatgtacaaatcataaaataatacaataataaaatgcagAGCTGATCTAGAAAGTAGGTGAGTGAATATTAGGATGCCATTTCTATAGCTGACAAATTAAGTAAGACATTGAAGGAACTGACCACATgaatatttaacaaatgtttcaTCCCttttttctgtgtgcatggatttatTGAGACATTCATGAAATGGAGATAGATGTTTTGGAAGTACACCTTAATCTAACTCGGTATATTATACAGGATTACTGATTAAAGGTGTAATTATCTGCAGAAGAGACAGATAATTGACAGCAATTTTCTGCTTGTTTCATCTGAGCAACACAAAGCAGAAAGCTATAgtgagatggtgtgtgtgtgtgtgtgtgtgtgtataaacccacagaattttttttaatattatatgggAATGAAATGTGAATAGTGTGACAGTGGCGTCACACAGTCTTGAACACAGCTGCTTTCAACCGAAGAAGAAAATCATCAGAGatgacagatacacacacacacacacacgcacatgctcAGACTTGTATATGTAGAGAATTCATTTCACCTCCAGAGAGACTGTAAAGACTGCTTAtctttgtacagtaaatacatgCATATGGTCATTGCATacataactacacacacacacacacacacacacacacacacacatacatgaagTTGTGGTCCCTAAACACAAGAGAAAAGATAATTGTCATGTTAAACATATTCATAGTTTTGGCTTTCTACAGCAAACAGgaactgatttcattttattgtgacatagcattgctgagtctagacctgagcaactgaagcaaccccagatcatcacactgcctccagaggcttggacactatgcatgatgacaCACCCATTTCTCTGGAATCCCCACCTAACTAAAGTTAAAAGACACACCTTTTAACTTCATGgtcgtttctgatttttatctttttctaaACTGTAAAGCAATACTGAAGGCATCTAAAATATTCAATActttcctttgaacagttgatattgcgCTGTACAttcttcataatggctctaatctcagatgctgtttgttaattggtgatttctgaggctggcgactctaaattaacttctcctctgcagcagaggtaaggtTTGGCCTTGATTTCCTttgtcttcatgagagacaatttcatcatggtgcttgatgggttttgcaaatgcatttgacacaatactgttctcgcaaaaactgttccagaacagctgaccatcatgtcttaaaataacaactgactgttggtATTGTTACTAATTAACTAATgtcatgtgtgttatttcatagttttgaaactTGCAGTATTTtgcagtattgttgtagaatgtagaaaataaatcactaaacaaacaaataaaaataacaataacttgAACTAGAAGGTATGTATGATCTTTTGACTGgtacgatagatagatagatagatagatagatagatagatagatagatagatagatagatagatagatagatagatagatagattttttgTATGTGCAAATTTTTTCACTTACGCTTAAAACATatagcaaacatttttttttattattaaaaatattttataagctttttacatttttttatttataatgtctACCACTTtgatccatttttttatttcaattttaccttcttcattcattcattttttattttgattttttatttgattaaatatttattgcatATCTTCTCATCTTTGTTAGATTTCTTACCCAGTCATgcaattttatacattttatttaattttttttaaagatttctgcTCCATTATAACATCATTTGTTTTCTGCTTTCACtcttgtgcagttttatatttgtgtttcagttttgcaaataattttgaactgcttttttatgtattaaatctCGTTTCTTTAGTGTTCAgtttcaacataaaaaaataatctagttgaacaatatttaaattattcctttaactccccctctctctctttctctctctctctctctctctctctctgactcctcCCACTTGGCACGCTCTGTGCTTATGCTCTCGTGCAGACAGTTTCTAACGGTCATTAATAACGGTTATTACTGATAAACGCTACGAAATCACATTATTCATGACATCAGGCTGCAGTCTGTAAGACTTGACTTGTTGTTTCGGTCGGTAACTTTCCGTGGACCTTCAGATCGTCGCCTTTATGTCCTTATTTTGACAGGATTTTGACAGAACCGAGATGAAGTTCGCGCGCTTCTTTAACGCTATTTTCCCGCTGTTTTTGGTCGCCATGGTGACAGGTGAGCGCTCGTCTCATATAGTTTCTTCAGTGACAGGAACCCTATTTATTAGAGTATAGATTAATGACTCGGGGAATTTAAGACAAAATCAGCTAAGTTAGTTTGTCCACTTCCGTGTCAATCATAACATGtcttaaatatagtaaataaTCATTCATATATTTGTAGACAATACTATTTTAATAtcagctcaaaaaaaaaaaaaaaaaaaacactgaagtgaACTTAAGTGTGTGCTAACAACCTTGTACCATCACAACATTTTTCTCCCAAAATAAGTCATGAAAACAAGGAACAAATTAAACCATGCTTTTTCTTGGCTTAATTATTGACAAATATATGGATGAATAGACAGATCATTTGTGGTATAAATAAATGGAGTATATGGTTAGAGAAGCAAAAAAATAgcaattcatatatatatatatatatatatatatatatatatatatatatatatattgtaaacaaaattatataaattataaaatttttaagaCAGTTGTAAAGATGGGCATGTATAGGTTACtctttctatatactgtatatgataataAAATGTCCTCCTTATTGCCCTTTATACCTTATTCTTGCTCTGTTTGTGTATAAATGCACAAATCTGAAATAATAGTTAAAATTTTCTATGCTGTTCATAGCGCACTGCATGGTCAGTGAAAAGCCAGTTGGGGTTGAGCCTTTGCTCGATTGTGTTATGCTGATTATGCTTAGAGAAGCTTAGATAAGTGTCCAGTTTCCATTTGTCCTTCTTTGTATTTCACAGGGTCATGTGCCCTGTGTTATGTTAGGAATGTGAAATTACCGGTGTGAGGTTTATGATGCTAAAATAGCAGCAAAAAGGGACATTgatactggtgtgtgtgtgtgtgtgtgtgtgtgtgtgtgtgtgtgaagctgcagGAAAGTTTGTGTCTCTCGCTGAGAGAGAAGACACCCTACTAAAGGACCTTTTTCAGAGCTATGAGAAATGGGTACGACCTACGCAGCATTGCAACAACACTGTCAGAGTGCGCTTTGGTCTGAAGATCTCACAGCTTGTAGATGTGGTAggaattctacacacacacacacacacacacacacactcagacatatAAATAGACACGCAATATTCTGTTACAAATATTATTTTCGTTTAGATTTAATCGAAAAACTGGATCTTTTTCTTGTTCatccttttttaaaagtaacttGGATGTTAGTCCTAATGCACACCTCAAATCACAGTCAGATGTCATGTGAACATCACTGGCATCATTTCTAATGAAAACTGTATCTCTCAGTTCCTGGTGCAGTAATAGAATTGCGTTGCTCTCCATGGTGCTGAAATTCTTATCCTTATCTGCCACCCTTTTACCCTATTTCAGTCTAATCTGATTTCACATTCTCCATCTTTGAGAGCTTTTCCCTGTTCAAGCTCATGTCCTGGGAAGAGTAAATTATTCACGGTGTTACCCCCACTTTCACTGtctcatttttactttttaacagtGTCTCACGGACTAAGGTGAAAAAGTTATATTTGAATGTAGTGCTTCTGTGAAACCTATTTAAGTTGAAAGTGTGTAAGtgcatattttatgttttggtaAAAGGCAagtttagttaaatttttagtCTCAACATGGTTAGACTTGCCTATGATAAAAGAGAGGGCTTTTCTGGCTCTAGATTTCCCAAACAGATCAAAGTGCCTGGTCACTCTTGGTGCTTGTGTTTATTTACTGATTTGTGTTTTAAGCTGTTCCAGTTTTTCCTTTGAGGTAgagctgatatatatatatatatttaaaaaagatcatcaaaaaacaaaaacaacaaaaaatatagtTGTTTCTATTACTAAAAAAGATGCAGCTATGGCACTGTGTTACATCCCAGTTACCGCCCTAGATTACTCATCCATAAGTTGGAAGTTTTAGCACTGCCAATCTGCCATtattgggtccttgagcaaggcccttaaccctctctCCTGGCTGTCCTGGTCCATGGCTGATCTTGCAGTCAGACCCCTGCTTTTCAATGAGCTGGAATATGCAGAGAAAATATACTACTTTTATTTTGATGTAATAgacactgtctggccaaaaaaagtcacagtttCAGAAGATCCAGCAACAAATTGGGAAACAGCTAAGGAGATTTTGTAAATGCCTGGAATTGGTTTAAAAACCTTTCCATGTATTGTTAAAACCTAAATCAACTTTGATCCACATCAACTTTGTGGAATTTGTGGTCAAACCAAAATCATAAATGTTGACTTGTAAACAGCTGGATAATAGAAACACAGGTTTACAGCTGTGTCCATAAgaaccacttgttagtaagactcagaaaaaaatgcttcatTTTACTTTGAATTGAATATGGAAAGATTGAATTTTGGatcaatggaaaaaggtcatgtggtctaatgagttcagattgagtctattccagagcgattGGTTCATCAGAATAAGAAGGAAAGCACATAAAGCAATAcgctcattattattattattatattatattataatattattattaccactGTACAATcatctggaggcagtgttataatcttAGGTTGCTTCAGTTTGGTaagtctaggctcagcaacattatgtggcaataacatGACTGCACAGGCACATTCCAGGACTTTAAGTGTGAAAAattggttctgggagcatgaagaattattttcacacattaatTGGTCTCCACATTGCAcattgtaatcaaagctaaaggcaatCAAAATATTCGCCAGACAGTGTATATGCgacaaataaaggctgtttCTCCTAATGTTTAGTATCTGTTTTTGATGGGAACTAACTGTGCATTTATAGAATTTAAACATCAAAGGGAATAGTTTTCAGGGAAAGCAAAATGTTTGACAATGGACTGAAAAGGACAGCCATGACTCCGATTTGAGGCAAATtatataacacatatggaattgtTTTTTGGAATTAAAGTTAGGTTGAATTGGCAGAAAATGCATCCAAGGGTGAACACTcattttagaaaattaaagaaCAATCTTGatcttgatgatgatgatcttttCTTGGTACAGTCACATCATACAAACCTTGAGAGTAAAAAGGTTGGAGGGCTTTATTGTTTAGCTTTTGCTTTGATGGTTGGATATTTGGCCATTTATAGAAATTAAAGATGAATATAAGAcatctttccttttctctctttgtgTTGTATATGATGCATATTATATCACAGTGCTAATAAAACAGtggacttgatttttttttttccattcaagTCTGATGATTATGTTAGTTTAGAGCAGAATGCCagggaaaaacagaaataatgtgaaaattatactttatttaatgctgttacTAATAAATATCCTTTATATTAATATGTCCTCGAGAAATTGAATTGTTGAAGTAATTTTTggtctcattttttatttaaaaatgttaatatctTTCTATCCAGGATGAGAAGAACCAGCTAATGACTACTAATGTGTGGCTGTGGCAGGTACGTTTCTCGACTCTCGTTAATTTGTCTTTAATGATAGCACAATTATTGGTGTGATAAATCACTTTACTGTTAATACCATGCAAACTTAGATAAAGGTTTAAACCTATAACCAgtgtttgaagaaaaaaaaaaaaacacacactctgctgtAATTTTGTGTTAATGTGTAGGAGTGGGTCGATTATAAACTGCGCTGGAACCCAGAGGATTACGGCGGTATCACTTTCATCCGTGTTCCTTCGGAGAGCATTTGGCTGCCTGACATTGTGCTATACGAGAAGTATGTTTGTCCTGAACGCATCCTCCTGGGTCCAGATAAACACATTCTAACTATAAGGTTAATTAGAAAAGTGCTCACTTTGAACATATTGTTCATTACTATGAACCCCAGTGAAATGTTGTATCATTGACACTGAGCTTTGAAACATGACACCTTGAGTTAGAAATGTCCCTCTACAGCTAAAgagtaaatatttaacatacagtatgacataactactcctgtgttttttttatttttacttctttgcAGTGCCGATGGGCGTTTTGTGGGCTCACTAATGACCAAAGCTATTATAAAATACAATGGCGCTGTGACCTGGACTCCTCCAGCAAGCTACAAATCTGCCTGCACTATGGACGTGACGTTTTTTCCTTTCGACCGCCAGAACTGCTCGATGAAGTTCGGCTCGTGGACTTACGACGGCACCATGGTGGACCTGGTCCTCATAAACCACCAGGTAGACCGCAGCGACTTCTTTGACAACGGCGAGTGGGAAATTCTAAGTGCGACGGGCGCAAAGGGCAGACGGCATGATGGCATGCTCTCCTACCCCTTCATCACTTACTCCTTCATCCTTAAGCGTCTTCCTCTCTTTTACACGCTATTTCTCATCATTCCCTGCTTGGGTCTGTCCTTCCTAACCGTTCTGGTGTTCTATCTTCCATCGGACGAAGGCGAGAAGGTGACGCTGTCCACGTCTGTGCTTGTCTCACTCACCGTCTTCCTGCTGGTCATTGAGGAGATCATTCCATCTTCATCTAAGGTCATACCGCTGATCGGCGAGTACCTGCTGTTCATCATGATCTTTGTTACTTTGTCCATCATAGTGACCGTGTTTGTTATCAACGTGCACCATCGGTCCTCAGCCACCTACCACCCAATGGCGCCGTGGGTACGTGAGCTCTTTCTACAGCGCCTGCCTCAGCTGCTgtgcatgcacacgcacaccgAGCGATACCTTTACCCCGAGCTGGAGCCGCACAGTCCTGAATTAAATCCACGCACCAGAAAAGCCCAACCAGGCCCCGAGGGTGAAGGTCAGGCTCTGGTCAACATGCTGGAGAAGGCCACTTGCTCTGTCCGCTACATCTCACGCCACATCAGAAAGGAAAATTTCCTTAGAGAGGTACGAGGAACAAGTTAAACTGTTTAACAAACCTTAAAAAAGAGATGATTTAAATAACTCCTGAAAAGATAGGGGGATTTCTCTCATACAGACTTCATAGTTCATAAACAGGCCCTTAAGAATTTTATGAGGAATTAAACCTTACAAGTACGTAGCTTTGTACCAAGGTTATTAATTAACGTTCTTTAAGGATTTATTTGATAGTTTAGAGTCCTTACATTTCAAAATCTGCATAAAGGATTTTGAAAAGCAATTTCATAAAGGATTTATTAAGGAGTTAATGCAGATATAGGACAATGATGGTATTTACTGTATGATGACAACGacaacaatgatgatgatgataatgatgatgaggaaACTAAGAATAATGCTCTTCTGTTTCTCCAGGTGGTGCAGGACTGGAAGTTTGTTGCTCAGGTGTTAGACAGAATTCTTCTCTGGGTCTTCCTCATCGTTTCTATACTAGGCACCATCCTCATTTTCACTCCTGCTTTAAAGATGTATTTACTTTCTTCATCTCCTCCTTTAGCTCCGTAAAGCACAAATAAATTTATTCCCTTATCACTAACTGAACACATACAGCATGTAGAGCTACTGTTTAACAATATAGCATTATATAGCATTCGTGGAtcaggagcacacacacacacacacacacacacacacacacacacacagatacacagtaTTGCATAAAGTATTCAACCACAAAATATTTGAATAGCATTCacattacatattacatatacacTCCACAAAAGTCCTTCCTTTCAGTTTTCCTCGATGGACGTTTATTTTGTAGTATGGTTTTTACTTGACGGTGTGATATTCTTGATCTTCGGTACACATTGCACAGTCGAGGCATCCCAGCTGAGGAGCACAAAGATACTGGAGTGTTATAAAACAGAAATCTACTGTTAACAATAAACCAGGTAAGATCGCTGGTTATGAATCTTTgtgaaaattaacaaaaataaatatctgtTTATGTCGGTTGCCACAAGAAGGATTTTCATCTTGTAGCAGCTTCTGTACAAACATTTTTGCTCcctaaaaaatgtacatttattaatgtagaatacaacatttacaattatttaactGTTTTAGAAATGCAtctaaacttctttttttttgttgttgttgtggtccATTTGAAATGGTAACACTAGATACAGAATTACTGTTAGCAGCCTTCtttcatttacataaaaaaaaacttttttgttgttttgtctttttgtcgTATTTAATtgtcattctttaaaaattggGTAATTTGGCCTTTATTTCAGGAAACCCGCTTGTGTACCCAGACAATCTCccttgtatatatttatttaaaaagtgttacATTACTGTGCGTGTGACTtcctttaattatatatttttaaaaatgcaatttaaaaaacatttgcacaaacTACTGCAAAAAACCCAGTAAACCAAACCTCTAAAGCCAGCCAGACACATTGTTGTCTTTATTGCTCATATACAATGTGATAACtgatattttaaactttaatgaaCCCAAACCAACACGACCTATGACCTCTCTGCTCTGGCTTATTATGAACACTCACACTGTACATGTTCTAAAAAACgtttcgggttactttgctgtaaccctgttccctgaaaaagcgtgaacgagatgctgcgtgaaaaacgctatggaaacatctttttgtgttgccagtTGTAAAGCATGTATGTATAAAACACGATAAAtcttggcatgtataacctcggtcaggtgacgtcatctgatgaagtgcacctgcaggttataaataggagtgaaccagaacATTTCTctgatcaattttgtctgaaaggacgtccagtcacgcaagcagtgtggtattggagcgcagcatcttgttcccgctttttcagggaacacggtgacagcaaagtaacctgagacgttcccattcaaaagctacacttgatgctgcgtaaaaatgctagggaacgagaataccaacgccgccgcactgcaagtgtctgaacccccaaggttgtgtagcgtgtgtgcaCAAAGGCCAAGGAAGTCTCAGAGCTAGCCCTGGGAGGCTGACttgaggacccgtgagcccggagtagcaagAACATCCAAACGATAGAATCTCATAAATGTGTGCCAACCTGCCGcatacacacttgctgcaggggaacacctcttgccagcgcaatagatgaggaaATCCCCCTGGATAAATGAGC is a window encoding:
- the chrnb3b gene encoding neuronal acetylcholine receptor subunit beta-3b, producing the protein MTTNVWLWQEWVDYKLRWNPEDYGGITFIRVPSESIWLPDIVLYENADGRFVGSLMTKAIIKYNGAVTWTPPASYKSACTMDVTFFPFDRQNCSMKFGSWTYDGTMVDLVLINHQVDRSDFFDNGEWEILSATGAKGRRHDGMLSYPFITYSFILKRLPLFYTLFLIIPCLGLSFLTVLVFYLPSDEGEKVTLSTSVLVSLTVFLLVIEEIIPSSSKVIPLIGEYLLFIMIFVTLSIIVTVFVINVHHRSSATYHPMAPWVRELFLQRLPQLLCMHTHTERYLYPELEPHSPELNPRTRKAQPGPEGEGQALVNMLEKATCSVRYISRHIRKENFLREVVQDWKFVAQVLDRILLWVFLIVSILGTILIFTPALKMYLLSSSPPLAP